The Triticum aestivum cultivar Chinese Spring chromosome 4B, IWGSC CS RefSeq v2.1, whole genome shotgun sequence sequence GATCTGGAGGAACTCCTAGTATCATCAGCTCTCTTCATCCCCGATTATATAGGTGCGCAGCTGGATGATTCACAATTTCATATCACTATTCATTGAGGCGCGCGGCTGCAGTGATGGACATCAAATCAAAGCATCGACAACTCGACACATCAAATTCCTAGCGCGCGCAGCCACTCTCCGGCACGAATCATCGCCATTTGCCATCTCCATGACTCAAACATAGATGGAACCCTATTCACCGAGGAAGCTGTGGCGACCTCGTCCTTAGGGATCTTTAGGAGCTGGTCGATATATACCTCCAGATCGTGTACACAAGCGATGTCCCCAGCCTTGAAGAAGTCGAGGGCGACCTCAACGCCGACGTGCGCATAGCAAGCCTTGCTCCACGGCATCTCATACCGCCCTCCCAGAACCCTAGCACTCTCGTTGAAGAGGACACCAGGCATCTTGGTGACCGGGTCGTTCGCGTTGGCAACCCGGAGCACCTTGACGCCGAGCTCGTCGCACCGGTTCTTGAACTCAAGGTTGCCAACACGAGGTCCCCCGAAGGAGAATACCGTGATGGGGATTGCACCGCCGTGGACGCCGCGGATCATGCCGAGCTCGGCGAGGTCATAGCCGAGCAGGAGCGCGAGGGAGCTCCCCATGCTGTGGCCCGCGAGGGTTATGCTCATGTCCTCGTGCCTGTGCTCCGCGATGAGACGGGAAATCTCGGAGAGCAGCTGGTTGCGGCAGCTCCCGGCGGTGAATTTGCCGGTGCCGTTGTCGGAGGTGTAGAGGGAGAGGAACCCCGACTCGACCCTCACGTCCGAGCGTGGGTCGGCCGGGTCAAACCGCGCCGGAGCGAGCGCGCTCATGAAGTTGGCCAGCCACTCCGAGCAGGTCACGGTGCCGCGGAAGGAGACTAGGATGTCCCGCCGGCCGAGCCGCCCCGCCTCTCTGTCTGACGCGACGGCCACGTAGCCGATCCACCGGCTCATGCTGCAGGGACGGCAGATCCCCATTGGCAGGGTCACGTCAGGGGCTGCGTAGATGTACTTGGTTACTTGGTACCCGGCGTCGGCCATGCCGACGGCCTGCAAAATCTGCTTCTTCCCGTGCTTGCAGTTGAGGTACCGCTTCGACCTTGGGTCGAGATCCAGGGCGCGGTAGCACGCGCCGACGAGCTCTCCGTACCGGACGACCTCAGCGCGGAGCACCGGGTGGAGCGGCTCCACCAGCCCTCGCCAGTCGTCGGCGCCATGCACGTCCTCCCACGTGCACGCCAACGACGGCGCCGCGACCTGGGCATCGGAACGCCTATCCGCAGGCGCCACAACAGCAGTGGGTACGGGCACGGCCGCCGTCGTCGCGGTCGTCGCTGCTGCCCTGTGCGGCTCGTTGCTAACGCGCAGCGCGACATGCGTGGCGGAGGCTGCCGCCGGCGGCATACACGCGCGGAGGCGCTGCGTCGGCGAGCTCGGGGCGACGGCCATCGGTGGGAAAGATGGAGGTCCGCAAGGGAATGGTTTGCTGACTTGCTGGTTGCAGCCAGTGACCAATAATCAGTACAGTCGCGGCTGCGGACCTGCGgtgtatgtgtatgtgtatgtAGCCGCCGCCTGCGCGGCTGTTTCTCATCTGTTGTCCGTACCTTGACGTGGGATGTGGGGAGTTTGCGTGCGTTGGCGCGCAGATTTGACCGGGAGGAAAAACAAATGAGAAAAGTGGTCGGTTACGGGTCTAACGGGTGAGATCCGACCCTGTCCCACGGAAACTGAAGATAGCCCGTTAGGGCATGTGCATTAGTTTAGACACCTACTATCTGTAGGTTCCCAACACCTCAGTTTATAGACGATGACTATAGACACCCTGTACACTAAGCTGTTTATTTGGCTATCTGCAGCACAACAcgatctgttttttttttgcctgctTAAGTCAtgcacaatggttgataagatagttgaGAAAAGTCTATATTACAACGCTGAACTATCACCGTAGTCTAATGTACAACCTTGAACTTCAAAACTGTCTGTTTTACAACCCTGAACTTTCAAAACCGGACAAAAACAAACCCTCTTCACCTCAAACCATTTTTTGACTGGTTTTCAATGGTTGACTGCCTAGTCAACGCCTAGTCAGCTGCCATGTCAGCATGGGCACTAAACCAATCTCATCTCTTTCTCTCTGTTCAGTTCCTCCCCACCCGACCCCATCTCAACACGCATCCCCGCTGCCATCCCCTGGTACCCCGTCCCGACTAGCTCCACCGCCGGCCATCGGAGAAGACTGGCGCTGCCACATGTTCCCTCTCCTCCGCACTGTCCGAGTAGGAGGACGCCTCCACTCCTTCTGTCCTCCAGCTTCACGTTGTCTGAATCATTGAACAACGACGACATTGATGCAGAGTTCACGGCTGTTACCTTCACTGGATTTGGAGAAGGAGGCCCTCATGACTAGAATTGAGGGAGGTAAATTGGGTGGCCGTGCCGTGCTatgggaagcggcggcggcggagctgctcAGCCAGCGCAACGGTGGAGCCATGGTGCCGCCGAGCATGGCGCAGCGGCCTGTGAGATGCTAGTGCTGGACAGCGGACGAACCGGTGGTTGCTTGCAGctgcgcgcaagggcgatggcctGGGCGCGCCGTTCAGAGAGGAGGTTGTGTGGCGGCGCTTGAGCAGGCTGCAGTCGGGCGGGTCCACTAGGTGACCCTGGTGTCCATGGTAGGTAGGCAGGGCGAAGCTCCCGCGGAGCGCGGTGGCTGGGTGTTGGCCCAAGGCAGAAGGCGTTGCTGGAGGAGGCAGCGCAGCTCGCCGCCGGTGGCGGGGCCGAATCGAGTGAGTGGCGCGCGGGCATGCTGCCCTGGGCGAATTGGGGGGAGTGGGATCAAGGAGATGGAGATGCTCATTAGACTTTGGTTTAGTTTTTTTTAGTGTTGACTAGGCTTTTGTTTAGGGTTTTTTATGATGACTGGGATTTTGACCGGTCAAAACCATTCAAACTTGTATGAAACCAGTTTGACCGAGAGAGGGTTAGGTTTTGTCTGGTTTTGAAAGTTTGAGGTTGCAAAACAGACGGTTTTGAAGTTTAGGGTTGTACATTAGACTTTGATGGTAGTTCAGGGTTGTAACATGGACTTATCTCAAGATAGTTTTATCTTAAGtgttgcatgtaatttagagatgacaaaaaaatatgTCTACAATGGATCATCTTTTAGTCTCATCTTCAATAATTAGCTATTTctaaaaatatggtgagacatattatgctaagagatcatctcttgtcttctcttaaataaaaTAAGACAAGTCTTttttatgatttctctctcctccgCCTCATCATTTATTCTACGTGACATTCTAAGTTAGAACCATTGTATATGCCCTTAGTTTCGTAGTCAAGGGGAAAACAGAATAAGAGATTTTTTTAGGGCCACAACAGACTACCTATCCATACAACGGCAAACAAGGCGTCGGTAAACAGTGATTCACAAGGGAATAAAATGTCAGTATTTCTACAGACGGACTCGTTCTCTTTCTACCTTCTCTCTCTTCCAAGTCACGAAAATATATACGCGGAACCTTTTATAGACAGTTGAGTCAACCCCTCTGTACATGCCCTTAGTAGAAAGTCCTTTTTCACCCGGTTCCATTTTACCCGAAACAAAAACAAAATGTGTGTGTGTCAGAACCCTTAACAGGTTAACACGGTTAAGTTTTGTTAGGAAAAGGGAAAAGCTAAAGCATTTCTAAGAAATTACCCCCTCTAATTTAAAATATATGTTTTATATTGTTGGGTGATTTTTTATATTGTACTAGAGAATTACCTGAAATTTGTAGTCCAATGGACATCAAGTGGGAAATCAGGGATCTTGAACACATAACACAAAAAAAcacgaaacacacacacacacacacacacacacacacacacacacacacacacacacacacacacacacacacacacactgtccATGCAAATGCTAACTAGTTGCCAGTTTTTCGTTGAAAGAAGAAGGTTGTGAAAAGGTATGTGCTGTGCAGGATTAGGGTGAAATACTCCCCCCGTTTCATAACATAGTGCATGTAGATTTTCTTTCAAAAGTCAAATCTCacaaactttgatcaggtttatgaagaaaaatatttacatctggAATGCTAAAtgtatatcattagattcatcagacattctataaacttagtcaaagtttgcATAATTTATTTACAAAAAATGGTTTGCATAATTTGACTTTTAAATAATCTATATGtgctacattatggaatggagaaAGTATGTAATTTGTGAGAAAAACATGGTTATTTATCACTACATCTAAACATATGGTTTTGCATAATTAACTCTGCTTAGCTAGTCATATTGTGACCGCATTTCTGGCTCCTACCATGATTTGGATGTTAAAACTACGATAAAACCGTGGCCCTGCAAACATTTTGCACTCAATTTTCCAACCGCTTTCTGTTGGTTCCTAGAAAAGCTCAAGTCTTTCTACGTCAAGCTTTTTTTTTTGGAGGGAAACCTACGTCAAGCTATTAAACTGACCGAGATGCTTATATCTTTTTTATTGTTGCGAATCAAGTCTTGGTCTATGTAAGTATCTTAATAATCACCCTTCAGAAAAGGTATTTTCCAATTCATTTTTAATATCATCATTGGGTATATGTCCCCTTAACTGTGGGATGTAAAACATGGAAAAAGTCATGATGCttccaagtacatcttggtatcTTTGTTTCCCTGTACATGTAATTATTACTCACTGATGATCTGCTTAAATTACTATCATCAATTTCTGTTCGTGGCTCAGTTAATCATAGAAATTTACGAAAAAActgacgcccacacgtgtggcatcttgcacatcgcccacacgcctccatcaccactcattttgtcaCGTATGAACATATGACATCAGCAGGAATCTTTTTGATTTTCggcttcaaaatgttttatctcctaattaaaaaattgaattcaaaatccgttttcaccattaaatccgtctcggcGAGATCTTCAAAGCTAGATCACATGTTGATATATTTCGACAatttttttttgcccaaaagttgccatgatgtttacactatagTTGTCATAGTGCTTaaataaagttgccatgtggcagtTTTAGTTTGTAGggcatggcaattttattttttttatgatggcaattccagtactttgagcatgaaaattattttttgtatgaaccattacaattttaagtgcatgtatcatggcaattttattttatagtttatggcaagtctagtttcttaattcctcattttataatatgtcaaaatttacttttaaatgtagaagaaaatagttgaaacatatcatggcaactttagtgtaaacatcatgacaattcatgagcaatagacatggcaacttctaacccaaaaaaaattcgtcaaaatatattgatatgagatctagtttcgaagatcttgtcgcgagggatttaatggtgaaaacggatcttcaatcggatttttcatttaagtgataaaacattttaaaactgaaaatccaaaaagattcccacatgcatgcatgtggtgaCGTGGCGCAGTCTGTGTGTTATAGAGCGTGTGGGTGGGTTTGACTCcaaccacacgtgtgggcgttagcgttgtccaaAATTTAATATACGTGAAGGCAAACTCCCGATCTGCATTACTAGTAGGGTGTCATACCTGTTAGTCACGATGGTGACGACTTGGAAAGGTGTCAGCCGAATGTAATCACACACATTCCAAATAACCATAAATATAATTATAGTAGCTCTATGTGTTTCTGAAGGAGAATAACCTAACCTCTACATCTATTGATTCTCTCAACCATATGTTATTAATTATTATAACTTTCTTGGCCTTCTGGATATGATTAAGTATATGTTATTTATCAAAAATGTTATTAATTGTTCATCAATACCAAGTAATGCCAAgtattttcgcaaaaaaagaatgcTATCCCTAGTATTAGGGCAAAACAAATCGGcataaaatataaaagaaagacCCCCGGGCCATCCATATTGTACCTGGTTTGCTGCATCATCTCCGCATCCTGCCATCAAAACTATATAACTCTGGACCATAATCGACCCGTCGAACGATATGTATCCGGACAAGGATGCAAGCCTCCAAAACATAGCCATAGATCGAGTAGGAACAGCTACTCACAGGCTGATGTTGGTTGGTCCAACCCAAAAATCAAATTAGGTGTTGTCATCCACGAAATAAAACTTCGTGGCAACACCTACAACAAGAAAACAACGGTTGTACATGGCTGCTTGATCTTGGCAGGGCATCTTCCATGCCGACCCTCAACTATCCGTAACCATCCGGACCACGTTGTCTAATCGTGTTTTGCCATCCAACACGTTTCTGCGTCGATCCACGGGCCGGCCCAGACATACTTTTTTTCACAAACCGGAGACAAGTGGGGATGGAGGGTGCGGACGTTCGggccgctgccacgcccgctcctgactaaCCTATCCCACAAAAATGTTTCACTCACACCCGCCAGCTTTCTCGCCCGACGCTAGCTGTTCGTAGTCAATGTCGTTGTAGAGCAGCCGCTCTACATTGACGCTGGCTcagagcggacgcaacctctcactgtGGGCATTGAAGTGGCGCTCCGGCCAAGAGAGCACCGCCCGCTACACGCCTGATTTTACACGCCTTCTCGCCGCATTCGAAATGTTACAGACTGCCCACCTTCCTCTATTAAGCTCGCGGGTGTGCCGAGAAACATACTCCGGCCACACTTCAGTTCACGGGCCGCCCGTCATTAAACACGACGTCAGTTGGCACCGGGCGTTTGCCCGCTATTTAAACGATGTCGGGCAAAAATCACACCACACCTCTGATCCcatctcctccttccaccattttctccacactcTCCATGGCATCCAGCGAGCAGGAAGATCTCCGGCAAAAAAGTCGGTTGTGCCCGCTGAGATCACCGGGTACGAGTCAGGCTATGCGGAGATCGACAAGGCGGCGGCCCACACATCCGCGTCCGCCGCCAAATCGAGGAAAAGTAGAAAATAGGAGgttgccgccgcttgggtcccaggaaggccaccaccGTGGCGTCACCGGTGTACACAGCCGGTGTCTTCCCCGCTTCGCAGGCCATTGTCATGCCCACCCCCAAACTAACCTTGATTCCTGCATCAGGGAAGCGGAGGGCACCCTCCCCCTCCGGTTGAAGCATatcctgttgggaaacatagcatgtaaTTTCATTAAATTCCTACgctcaagcaagatctatctaggagatgcatagcaacgagagggggagagtgt is a genomic window containing:
- the LOC123094464 gene encoding phospholipase A1 EG1, chloroplastic/mitochondrial-like, coding for MAVAPSSPTQRLRACMPPAAASATHVALRVSNEPHRAAATTATTAAVPVPTAVVAPADRRSDAQVAAPSLACTWEDVHGADDWRGLVEPLHPVLRAEVVRYGELVGACYRALDLDPRSKRYLNCKHGKKQILQAVGMADAGYQVTKYIYAAPDVTLPMGICRPCSMSRWIGYVAVASDREAGRLGRRDILVSFRGTVTCSEWLANFMSALAPARFDPADPRSDVRVESGFLSLYTSDNGTGKFTAGSCRNQLLSEISRLIAEHRHEDMSITLAGHSMGSSLALLLGYDLAELGMIRGVHGGAIPITVFSFGGPRVGNLEFKNRCDELGVKVLRVANANDPVTKMPGVLFNESARVLGGRYEMPWSKACYAHVGVEVALDFFKAGDIACVHDLEVYIDQLLKIPKDEVATASSVNRVPSMFESWRWQMAMIRAGEWLRALGI